A single genomic interval of Lepisosteus oculatus isolate fLepOcu1 chromosome 12, fLepOcu1.hap2, whole genome shotgun sequence harbors:
- the hspe1 gene encoding 10 kDa heat shock protein, mitochondrial — translation MAFRKFLPMFDRVLVERLAAETVSKGGIMLPEKSQGKVLQATVVAVGPGSVNKSGQLQPVGVKVGEKVLLPEYGGTKVTLDDKDYFLFRDGDILGKYVD, via the exons ATG GCGTTCAGGAAGTTCCTCCCGATGTTTGACCGCGTGCTGGTGGAGCGCTTGGCCGCGGAGACCGTCTCCAAGGGCGGGATCATGCTGCCCGAGAAGTCGCAGGGGAAGGTGCTGCAGGCCACCGTGGTGGCGGTGGGGCCCGGGAGTGTCAACAAG AGTGGTCAGCTGCAGCCGGTCGGCGTCAAGGTGGGGGAGAAGGTCCTGCTGCCCGAGTACGGGGGTACGAAAGTGACGCTGGATGACAAG gATTACTTCCTGTTCCGTGATGGAGATATCCTGGGGAAGTACGTGGACTGA
- the hspd1 gene encoding 60 kDa heat shock protein, mitochondrial, with protein MLRLPTVMRRMRPACRALAPHLTRCYAKDVKFGADARALMLQGVDLLADAVAVTMGPKGRTVIIEQSWGSPKVTKDGVTVAKSIDLKDKYKNIGAKLVQDVANNTNEEAGDGTTTATVLARAIAKEGFDTISKGANPVEIRRGVMLAVDTVITELKKLSKPVTTPEEIAQVATISANGDSEIGNIISDAMKKVGRKGVITVKDGKTLHDELEIIEGLKFDRGYISPYFINTAKGQKCEFQDAYLLLSEKKISSVQSIVPALEIANQHRKPLVIVAEDVDGEALSTLVLNRLKVGLQVVAVKAPGFGDNRKNQLQDMAIATGGTVFGDEALGLALEDIQAHDFGKVGEVLVTKDDTMLLKGKGDKAAIEKRVQEIVEQLEVTSSDYEKEKLNERLAKLSDGVAVLKVGGTSDVEVNEKKDRVTDALNATRAAVEEGIVPGGGCALLRCIPALDGIKPVNADQKIGIDIVRRALRIPAMTIAKNAGVEGSLVVEKILQSGAEIGYDAMLGEYVNMVEKGIIDPTKVVRTALLDAAGVASLLSTAEAVVTEVPKEEKEPAMGGGMGGMGGMGGGMF; from the exons ATGCTGCGCTTGCCCACCGTGATGAGACGGATGCGCCCGGCGTGCCGAGCGCTGGCGCCCCACCTGACGCGCTGCTACGCCAAGGACGTGAAGTTCGGCGCCGACGCCCGCGCCCTCATGCTGCAGGGCGTCGACCTGCTGGCTGACGCCGTCGCCGTCACCATGGGGCCCAAG GGTCGCACGGTCATCATCGAGCAGAGCTGGGGGAGCCCCAAGGTCACCAAGGACGGGGTGACGGTGGCCAAAAGCATCGACCTGAAGGACAAGTACAAGAACATCGGCGCCAAGCTGGTGCAGGACGTTGCCAACAACACCAACGAGGAGGCCGGCGACGGCACCACCACCGCCACCGTGCTGGCCCGCGCCATCGCCAAGGAGGGCTTCGACACCATCAGCAAAGGCGCCAACCCCGTGGAGATCCGGCGCGGGGTCATGCTGGCCGTGGACACGGTCATCACCGAGCTCAAGAAGCTCTCCAAGCCCGTCACCACGCCCGAGGAGATCGCCCAG GTGGCCACCATCTCTGCCAACGGGGACAGCGAGATCGGCAACATCATCTCCGACGCCATGAAGAAAGTGGGGCGCAAGGGGGTCATCACCGTCAAG GATGGTAAGACTCTGCACGACGAGCTGGAGATCATTGAGGGTCTGAAGTTCGACCGTGGGTACATCTCCCCGTACTTCATCAACACTGCCAAAG GTCAGAAGTGCGAGTTCCAGGATGCCTATCTCCTCCTCAGTGAGAAGAAGAtctccagtgtccagtccaTCGTCCCGGCTCTCGAGATCGCCAACCAGCACCGCAAGCCCCTGGTCATCGTGGCCGAGGATGTGGACGGGGAGGCTCTCAGCACGCTGGTGCTCAACAG GCTCAAGGTGGGGCTGCAGGTGGTGGCAGTGAAGGCTCCTGGGTTCGGAGACAACAGGAAGAACCAGCTGCAGGACATGGCCATCGCCACCGGGGGCACT gTGTTCGGGGACGAAGCCCTGGGGCTGGCGCTGGAGGACATCCAGGCGCACGACTTCGGCAAGGTGGGGGAGGTGTTGGTGACGAAGGATGACACGATGCTGCTGAAGGGGAAGGGCGACAAGGCCGCCATCGAGAAGCGCGTGCAGGAGATCGTGGAGCAGCTGGAGGTCACCAGCAGCGACTACGAGAAGGAGAAGCTGAACGAGAGGCTGGCCAAGCTGTCCGACGGGGTGGCTGTGCTCAAG GTTGGGGGCACGAGCGACGTGGAGGTGAACGAGAAGAAGGACCGGGTGACGGATGCCCTGAACGCCACAAGGGCGGCGGTGGAGGAGGGCATCGTGCCCGGGGGCGGCTGTGCCCTGCTGCGCTGCATCCCTGCCCTGGACGGCATCAAGCCAGTCAACGCGGACCAGAAGATCG GAATCGACATCGTGCGGCGGGCTCTGCGCATCCCGGCGATGACCATCGCGAAGAACGCGGGGGTGGAGGGCTCGCTGGTGGTGGAGAAGATCCTGCAGAGCGGGGCGGAGATCGGCTACGACGCCATGCTGGGGGAGTACGTCAACATGGTGGAGAAGGGCATCATCGACCCCACGAAG gtGGTCCGGACGGCCCTGCTGGACGCGGCCGGGGTGGCGTCTCTGCTGTCCACAGCGGAAGCGGTCGTCACGGAGGTGCCCAAGGAGGAGAAGGAGCCCGCGATGGGAGGGGGCATGGGTGGCATGGGCGGCATGGGCGGGGGCATGTTCTAA